The following nucleotide sequence is from Pseudomonas sp. S09G 359.
CCAGGCCAGCGCGGCCAACACGGTCACCGCGTACAGCGCCAGGAAGGTCAGGCGCCCGGCCTGAATCCAGGGGCTGTCCGGGCTGTGGCGCTCGGTCATGGCTGAACGTCCTTGGGCCCGTCGACCAACGCGCGGAATGGCGCCGCGTCGGTGCGCAGGATTATTTTGGTACCCGGCGTGACCACCGTACCCAGGGTGTCCAAGGAACGCAGCAAGTTGTACAACTGCGGGTTGCCGGCGTAGGCACGGCCATAGATCTGCGCCGCTTCAACCCGCGATTGCGCTTCGATATCGGCGGCTTTCACTGTGGCATCGGCCTGCACGATGCGCGCATCACGCTCGGCGGCGGAGCGGATCTGCGCCGCTTCACGCTTGCCCACGGCGGTGCGTTCGGTGGCGATGGTTTCACGCTCGGCGCGCATGCGGTCGACCGTGGCGGTTAGGGTTACCGAGGGCAAGGTCAGCCGCTCGATACCCACCTGGGCCACACGCACGCCATAGGTGGTGAGCAATTGTTGATCAATCTGCTGACGCAACTGCGCCTCGAAATCGGCGATGCGCACCTGGCTGGCGTCGGTGTTGATCAGGCTGGACAGATCAAAGCTGGCCGCCGTGGTTTCCAGCGCCGAGCCGACAAAGGTGCGGATCTGCCGCGCCGCCTCATCCGGCTGGTTCTGCACCGCGCGCATAAAGCGCTGCACATTGTCGGCATCGCCCTGCACCTGCCACGCCACATAGGCCTGCACGATGATGCGCAAGCCATCGCGGGTGCCCACATCCTGCAAGCCGCTGGAGGTGGTGCGCAGGCGCAAGTCCACCGGGATCGCCGCTTCGAACGGCGCCGGCCAGCGCCAGCCCAGGCCCGGCTCCAGCAGCACCCGCGACGGGTTGCCGAAACGCGTGATCACCGTGGCTTCACCGGAACGCACCTGCACCAGGCTCGCCGCCGCTACGGCAAACAGCACCAGCAACAGCGCCCAGGCCATGCGCCGCCAAGGGAACGGGCCGGCCGCCTGCTCATCGCCGTGATGATGGTGGTGGTGATGGCCATGATGATGACCGTGATCGTGAGAATGAGCGCTCAACAGACAGACTCCTTATTGAACGGCTTTACGCGGCACCGAGGGATCGGCCGGCAAGGTAAAAGAACGCAGATCGATCGTCGGTGCGCCATCGGCGCCCAGGCGGTGATCCAGAATCAGCAGCTTGGCGTGGGCCAGGCCCTGGCTGAGTTGGCCCAGGTACTGCTCCAGCACGAAGGCGCGACCAGCGCTGGCATAGGCTTTTTGCTCGGCGGCAAAACGCAGGTCGGCGGCCTGGGCGCCGGCACTCACCTCACGGGCGGTGGCCAACGCCTGGTCGCGGGCGGTGCTGGCTTGCAGCAAGGCCTGGTTCGTCTGTTCACCGGCGGCGCCGCGCTCGCGGGAGATCAACGCCTGGGCGCCGATCTGTGCCGCTTGCACACCGTGGTAGGCGTTGGCGGCACCGGCCGGCGGGTGGATGGCTTCCACCACGGTGGCGAGGATTTCCACGCCGCTGTCGAGTTTGTGCAGATCGGCTTGCACCGCGCGGCCGATTTCGTCGGCCAGACGCGTGCGTTGTTCGCCGAGCAATTCATCCAGGGTACGCGAGGCAAAATCGTGCACCAGAATGCGGCTGGCAGTGCTGCGGATCAGGGTCGGCACATCCGCGCTGTTATAGGTGGCGGCCAGCGCGGCCCGGTCAGTGAGGCCGATGCGGTAGACGAACCGCACATCCAT
It contains:
- the hflC gene encoding protease modulator HflC, which gives rise to MSAHSHDHGHHHGHHHHHHHGDEQAAGPFPWRRMAWALLLVLFAVAAASLVQVRSGEATVITRFGNPSRVLLEPGLGWRWPAPFEAAIPVDLRLRTTSSGLQDVGTRDGLRIIVQAYVAWQVQGDADNVQRFMRAVQNQPDEAARQIRTFVGSALETTAASFDLSSLINTDASQVRIADFEAQLRQQIDQQLLTTYGVRVAQVGIERLTLPSVTLTATVDRMRAERETIATERTAVGKREAAQIRSAAERDARIVQADATVKAADIEAQSRVEAAQIYGRAYAGNPQLYNLLRSLDTLGTVVTPGTKIILRTDAAPFRALVDGPKDVQP